A region from the Tahibacter amnicola genome encodes:
- a CDS encoding DUF3375 domain-containing protein, giving the protein MDYATLDALRAHHPAWRLLRSDHAALVASFLHRVFVAPNVRAVAETDLAEALEDELFALRQRNGDEAFPRPALHYLNDWAAADKGWLRKYYRPGTDEAQFDLTPATEKAIAWLTQLAERQFVGTESRLLTLFHLLEQMRDGTETDPEKRIDELRKKRQAIDAEIARVADGDIPVLDDTSLKDRFLQFTQGARELLADFREVEHNFRQLDRRVRERIALWEGSKGALLEEIIGERDTIAESDQGKSFRAFWDFLLSSRRQEELSQLLDHALNLGAVQELEPDMRLRRIHYDWMEAGEHTQRTVAQLSQQLRRFLDDQVWLENRRIMDILHGIESKAIALRQEPPDGTVTTVADITSDIELAMERPMFTPAIKPTITDAVLQSGEMNVDASVLFTQVVVDRARLTRHIRNALQERTQISLRELITTQPLEHGLAELVAYLQLSNEIFRSVTDESVTDTITWQACGDDGHPVTRRADVPRILFLR; this is encoded by the coding sequence CTGGATTACGCCACTCTCGACGCACTGCGCGCGCACCATCCCGCGTGGAGGTTGCTTCGTTCCGATCACGCAGCCCTCGTGGCCAGTTTCCTGCACCGGGTCTTTGTCGCGCCCAATGTGCGCGCGGTCGCCGAAACTGACCTCGCCGAGGCACTGGAAGACGAACTGTTCGCCCTGCGTCAGCGCAACGGCGACGAAGCCTTTCCGCGCCCTGCGCTGCACTACCTCAATGACTGGGCGGCCGCCGACAAGGGGTGGCTGCGCAAATACTACCGGCCCGGAACCGACGAAGCCCAGTTCGACCTCACGCCGGCTACCGAAAAGGCGATCGCGTGGCTGACGCAACTGGCCGAGCGGCAGTTCGTCGGCACTGAATCCCGCCTGCTCACCTTGTTTCATCTGCTTGAACAGATGCGCGACGGAACTGAAACCGATCCGGAAAAGCGCATCGACGAACTCCGGAAAAAACGTCAGGCCATCGATGCGGAGATTGCCCGTGTGGCCGATGGCGACATTCCGGTTCTTGATGACACATCACTGAAAGACCGCTTTCTGCAATTCACGCAAGGCGCACGGGAACTGTTGGCCGACTTTCGCGAAGTGGAACACAACTTCCGCCAGCTCGACCGGCGCGTCCGCGAAAGAATTGCCCTGTGGGAAGGCAGCAAGGGCGCCCTGCTGGAAGAGATCATCGGCGAACGCGACACGATTGCCGAATCAGACCAGGGCAAGAGCTTTCGCGCGTTCTGGGATTTCCTGCTCTCCAGCCGTCGACAGGAAGAACTGTCGCAACTGCTCGATCACGCGCTCAACCTGGGCGCCGTGCAGGAGCTGGAGCCCGACATGCGCCTTCGCCGCATCCACTACGACTGGATGGAGGCAGGCGAGCACACCCAGCGCACGGTCGCGCAACTGTCGCAGCAGTTGCGGCGATTTCTCGACGACCAGGTCTGGCTGGAAAACCGGCGCATCATGGATATCCTGCACGGCATTGAAAGCAAGGCGATCGCCCTGCGCCAGGAACCGCCGGACGGTACCGTCACGACGGTCGCCGATATCACGTCCGATATCGAGCTGGCGATGGAACGGCCAATGTTCACGCCGGCCATCAAGCCGACGATCACGGATGCCGTTCTGCAAAGCGGCGAAATGAATGTCGACGCATCCGTCCTGTTCACCCAGGTCGTCGTGGACAGGGCGCGCCTTACCCGGCATATCCGCAACGCGCTGCAGGAACGAACTCAGATCAGCTTGCGCGAACTCATCACGACGCAACCACTGGAGCACGGACTCGCCGAGCTGGTCGCCTACCTTCAGCTAAGTAACGAAATTTTCCGCAGCGTCACCGATGAATCCGTCACGGACACCATCACCTGGCAAGCCTGCGGTGATGACGGCCACCCCGTTACGCGGCGCGCCGACGTGCCGCGCATCCTCTTCCTGCGCTGA
- a CDS encoding homoserine kinase, whose protein sequence is MSQTITAFAPASVGNIGVGFDILGHSLAGPGDRATVRRTDTPDVRICAIRNASVELPLDAASNTAGAALIALRESLQLPYGFEVELDKGIPMGSGMGGSAASCVAALVAANALLDQPLRAADLYPFAVTGETVASGGRHGDNVGPMLLGGVVLATADTTVSVPVPDEWHCVLVHPHAILETRRAREALKGAYELREFVAQSANLALVLAGCWRGDAALVRRGLSDVLVEPRRAPLIEGFGAVKAAALDSGAMGASISGAGPSVFAWFESRAAAEAAAPAMRAAFRDAGFDSESHISPVAGPAAEVIA, encoded by the coding sequence ATGTCACAGACGATTACCGCCTTTGCACCCGCCTCCGTCGGCAATATCGGCGTAGGCTTCGACATCCTCGGGCACTCGCTCGCCGGACCCGGCGACCGCGCCACGGTCCGTCGCACCGACACCCCCGACGTGCGCATTTGCGCCATTCGCAACGCCAGCGTCGAACTGCCGCTGGACGCCGCCAGCAACACCGCCGGTGCCGCATTGATCGCCCTGCGCGAATCGCTGCAGCTGCCCTATGGCTTCGAGGTGGAACTGGACAAGGGCATCCCGATGGGCTCGGGGATGGGCGGCTCCGCTGCGTCCTGCGTAGCAGCCCTGGTCGCCGCCAATGCCCTGCTGGACCAGCCGCTTCGCGCGGCCGATCTCTACCCCTTCGCCGTCACGGGCGAGACGGTCGCCAGTGGTGGGCGCCACGGTGACAATGTCGGGCCGATGCTGCTGGGCGGCGTCGTCCTCGCCACCGCCGACACGACCGTATCGGTACCGGTTCCGGACGAATGGCATTGTGTACTTGTCCATCCACACGCGATCCTGGAAACCCGCCGCGCCCGCGAGGCGCTCAAGGGTGCCTACGAACTGCGCGAATTCGTCGCCCAGAGCGCCAATCTCGCCCTGGTGCTCGCCGGCTGCTGGCGCGGCGATGCCGCCCTGGTCCGGCGCGGACTGTCCGACGTACTGGTCGAACCGCGCCGCGCCCCCTTGATCGAAGGATTCGGCGCCGTAAAGGCCGCCGCCCTCGACAGCGGCGCGATGGGTGCGAGCATTTCCGGGGCCGGCCCCAGTGTGTTCGCGTGGTTTGAATCGCGCGCCGCCGCCGAGGCCGCGGCACCGGCGATGCGGGCGGCGTTCCGCGACGCCGGTTTTGACAGCGAATCGCATATTTCCCCCGTTGCCGGTCCTGCCGCAGAGGTCATCGCATGA
- a CDS encoding ATP-binding protein, with translation MAGLDFIADDTRSGFRLSRLEVYNWGTFDKRVWTLQLDGLNGLLTGDIGSGKSTLVDAITTLLVPAHRIAYNKAAGADNKERSLRSYVLGHYKSERNEVTGTAKPVSLRDHNSYSVILGVFHNAGYDQTVSLAQVFWLKDAQGQPARFFLGAERGLSIASDFSQFGTDIAQLRKKLRTTGAELHDSFPPYAAWFRRRFGIENEQALELFHQTVSMKSVGNLTDFVRSHMLEPFEVAPRIQALISHFDDLNRAHEAVLKAQQQVDWLTPLVADCARHALLVDDMQMLRHSRDALRGYFGTLKQALVTRRLAQLAEEWIRADSLVQRLDAVCDEQVAQIDELRQAISDSGGDRLERLSVEIRKNEQLRDARRAKYERYIGLVNVLGEPGAADSSQFLAQRHQFKALRDTERANDADLQNSLTEHAVALSQGKQEHDALSAEIDSLKRRRSNIDYQQVQIRAALCEALGLGETDMPFAGELIQVRDEARDWEGAAERLLRGFGLSLLVSDAHYKTVSEWVDASHLRGRLVYFHVRPRRSAELPTLHRDSLVSKLSVKPDSPHYDWLERELAHRFDVACCATQEQFRRETRAITRAGQIKDPSGRHEKDDRHRIDDRSRYVLGWSNTAKLAALETKRRQLEGRLADTGQRIAEVQQLRKSLESRLDALTRLEEFVAFDELDWASVATTIAQLVDERERLESASDVLKQLNEQLRQLQQRLKQSELDRRDARDKRARLEQRRADAEELQRQTAELLVESTPDPSLAAALDAMRQQALGDHSLTVESCGNREQEMRAWLQSRIDAEDLRLKRLAEKIIKAMVTFKEAFKLETADIDASLEAAFEYENLLAQLNRDDLPRFVTRFKELLNVNTINEIANFNAQLARERETIKDRITHINKSLGEIDYNPGRYIVLESQGSPDAEIRDFQQELRACTEGAVTGSEDAQYSEAKFLQVKAIIDRFRGRDGVTELDRRWTAKVTDVRNWFLFAASERWREDHAEHEHYSDSGGKSGGQKEKLAYTILAASLAYQFGLEWGAVRSRSFRFVVIDEAFGRGSDESAQYGLKLFRQLNLQLLIVTPLQKIHIIEPYVSSVGFVHNEGGRASQLRNLSIEEYRAQKSAQAAAVPGETTA, from the coding sequence ATGGCGGGCCTGGATTTCATCGCGGACGACACGCGTTCCGGATTTCGCCTGTCCCGCCTGGAAGTCTACAACTGGGGCACCTTCGACAAGCGTGTCTGGACGCTGCAACTGGACGGCCTCAACGGACTTCTCACCGGCGACATCGGCTCCGGAAAATCCACCCTGGTGGACGCGATCACGACCCTGCTCGTTCCTGCGCATCGTATCGCCTACAACAAGGCCGCCGGCGCAGACAACAAGGAACGCAGCCTGCGTTCCTACGTGCTGGGTCATTACAAGTCCGAGCGCAACGAAGTGACGGGTACCGCCAAACCCGTATCCCTGCGCGACCACAACAGCTATTCGGTCATACTCGGCGTTTTCCACAATGCGGGATACGACCAGACCGTCAGCCTGGCCCAGGTGTTCTGGCTCAAAGATGCCCAGGGTCAACCGGCCCGCTTCTTCCTCGGTGCCGAACGCGGTTTGTCCATCGCATCCGACTTCTCCCAGTTCGGCACCGATATCGCCCAGCTCCGCAAGAAGCTGCGTACGACCGGCGCGGAGCTGCACGACAGTTTCCCGCCCTACGCAGCCTGGTTCCGGCGCCGCTTCGGCATCGAGAACGAGCAGGCGCTGGAGTTGTTCCACCAGACGGTATCCATGAAGTCGGTCGGCAATCTGACGGATTTCGTCCGCAGCCACATGCTCGAACCGTTCGAGGTGGCGCCGCGGATCCAGGCGCTGATCAGCCACTTCGACGACCTGAACCGCGCCCATGAGGCGGTCCTCAAGGCACAGCAACAGGTCGATTGGTTGACGCCCCTGGTCGCCGACTGCGCGCGACACGCCTTGCTCGTCGACGACATGCAGATGCTGCGTCACTCCCGCGATGCACTGCGCGGCTATTTCGGCACTTTGAAACAGGCGTTGGTCACCCGGCGCCTGGCACAGCTGGCTGAGGAGTGGATACGTGCCGACAGCCTGGTACAACGGCTGGATGCCGTCTGCGACGAACAGGTCGCCCAAATCGACGAGCTCAGGCAGGCGATCAGCGACAGTGGCGGCGACCGGCTTGAGCGCCTGTCGGTCGAGATCCGCAAGAACGAGCAACTCCGCGATGCCCGCCGCGCCAAGTACGAACGCTACATCGGGCTGGTCAACGTGCTTGGCGAGCCCGGTGCGGCGGACAGCAGCCAGTTCCTGGCCCAACGACACCAGTTCAAGGCACTGCGGGATACCGAGCGTGCCAACGACGCAGACCTGCAGAACAGCCTGACCGAACATGCCGTCGCCCTGAGCCAGGGCAAGCAGGAGCACGACGCGCTCAGCGCCGAGATCGACAGCCTCAAGCGCCGGCGAAGCAATATCGATTACCAGCAAGTGCAAATTCGTGCAGCGCTCTGCGAGGCACTGGGGCTGGGCGAAACCGACATGCCCTTCGCCGGCGAGCTGATCCAGGTGCGTGACGAGGCGCGCGACTGGGAAGGCGCGGCGGAACGACTTCTCCGCGGATTTGGCCTTTCGCTTCTGGTATCTGATGCACACTACAAGACGGTTTCCGAGTGGGTCGATGCAAGCCACCTGCGGGGACGCCTGGTCTATTTCCATGTACGGCCGCGCCGGTCCGCCGAGCTGCCGACGCTGCATCGTGATTCGCTTGTCAGCAAGCTCTCCGTCAAACCCGACTCGCCACACTATGACTGGCTGGAGCGCGAGCTCGCCCACCGCTTCGATGTCGCCTGCTGCGCGACGCAGGAACAGTTCCGTCGCGAAACGCGGGCGATCACGCGTGCCGGGCAGATCAAGGATCCGAGCGGCCGTCACGAGAAGGACGACCGGCACCGCATTGACGATCGCAGCCGCTACGTCCTGGGTTGGAGCAATACGGCCAAGCTCGCCGCGCTGGAAACCAAGCGCCGCCAGCTGGAAGGCCGGCTCGCGGATACCGGCCAGCGTATCGCCGAGGTGCAGCAATTGCGCAAGAGCCTGGAATCACGCCTGGATGCATTGACACGCCTGGAGGAGTTCGTCGCGTTCGACGAGCTGGACTGGGCCAGCGTAGCCACGACGATTGCCCAGCTGGTGGACGAACGCGAACGCCTCGAATCCGCGTCGGATGTACTCAAGCAGTTGAACGAGCAGCTGCGCCAGCTGCAGCAGCGGCTCAAGCAATCTGAACTGGATCGGCGGGACGCCCGTGACAAGCGGGCGCGCCTGGAGCAGCGTCGCGCCGATGCCGAAGAGCTGCAACGTCAGACCGCGGAGCTGCTCGTCGAATCGACACCCGATCCGTCCCTGGCCGCAGCCCTGGACGCCATGCGCCAACAAGCGCTGGGCGACCATTCACTTACCGTGGAGTCGTGCGGCAATCGCGAACAGGAAATGCGCGCCTGGCTGCAATCGCGGATCGATGCGGAAGATCTCCGTCTCAAGCGTCTGGCCGAGAAAATCATCAAGGCCATGGTGACGTTCAAGGAAGCATTCAAGCTGGAAACGGCCGACATCGACGCCAGTCTCGAAGCGGCATTCGAATATGAGAATCTGCTCGCCCAGCTCAATCGCGACGACCTGCCGCGATTTGTCACGCGGTTCAAGGAATTGCTCAACGTCAACACGATCAACGAAATCGCCAACTTCAACGCGCAGCTCGCGCGCGAGCGCGAAACGATCAAAGACCGCATCACGCATATCAACAAGTCGCTGGGCGAGATCGACTACAACCCCGGCCGCTACATCGTGCTCGAATCCCAAGGCAGCCCGGATGCGGAGATCCGCGACTTCCAGCAGGAATTGCGGGCCTGTACGGAAGGTGCGGTGACTGGGTCGGAAGACGCGCAATACTCCGAGGCCAAGTTCCTGCAGGTGAAGGCCATCATCGATCGCTTCCGCGGCCGCGACGGCGTGACGGAACTGGACCGCCGCTGGACGGCCAAGGTCACCGACGTGCGCAACTGGTTCCTGTTCGCCGCCAGCGAGCGCTGGCGTGAAGACCACGCCGAACACGAGCACTATTCCGACTCCGGCGGAAAATCAGGGGGCCAGAAGGAGAAGCTGGCGTACACCATCCTGGCTGCAAGTCTGGCGTACCAGTTTGGTCTTGAATGGGGCGCCGTCCGATCCCGTTCATTCCGCTTTGTCGTCATCGATGAAGCGTTCGGACGCGGATCAGACGAATCCGCCCAATATGGGTTGAAGCTGTTCCGCCAGCTCAACCTGCAGCTTCTGATCGTGACACCACTGCAGAAGATCCACATCATCGAGCCCTATGTATCCAGTGTGGGTTTTGTGCACAACGAGGGCGGCCGCGCATCCCAATTGCGGAATCTGTCCATCGAGGAGTATCGCGCGCAGAAATCGGCCCAGGCTGCAGCGGTGCCAGGCGAGACGACGGCATGA
- a CDS encoding DUF4194 domain-containing protein encodes MDESFTPPATSSAPDLSVLLIGLLKRVQYREDDEPLWSALLRLQARIRDYVAVLNLELILDEAEGYAFLKSRAEPGEDDPSPRLPRLIARRPLTYAVSLLLALLRKKLAEFDAGGSDTRLVLSRDDIVELVRVFLPDGPNEARLIDQMEATINKVVDLGFLHRLKPSTGTSAPTNYEVRRILKAFVDAQWLAEFDARLSNYQNQLANSGVRT; translated from the coding sequence ATGGACGAATCATTCACGCCGCCGGCCACATCCTCCGCCCCGGATTTGTCGGTACTGCTGATCGGCTTGCTCAAGCGCGTCCAGTACCGGGAAGACGACGAACCGCTCTGGAGCGCCTTGCTGCGTCTGCAAGCCCGGATACGCGACTACGTCGCGGTCCTGAACCTGGAGCTGATCCTTGACGAAGCCGAGGGATATGCCTTCCTCAAGAGCCGCGCAGAGCCCGGCGAGGACGATCCTTCACCGCGCCTGCCCCGACTCATCGCCCGGCGTCCCTTGACTTACGCAGTGAGTCTGCTGCTGGCCCTGCTACGCAAGAAGCTCGCGGAATTTGACGCCGGCGGCAGCGACACGCGCCTGGTGTTGAGCCGGGACGACATTGTGGAACTGGTTCGCGTATTCCTGCCGGACGGACCCAACGAAGCCCGGCTGATCGACCAGATGGAAGCGACCATCAACAAGGTCGTCGATCTTGGCTTCCTGCACCGCCTGAAACCCTCGACAGGCACGTCCGCTCCGACGAACTACGAGGTCCGCCGCATCCTGAAAGCCTTCGTCGACGCGCAATGGCTCGCCGAGTTTGATGCCCGCCTTTCCAACTACCAGAACCAGCTCGCCAACTCAGGGGTACGCACGTGA
- a CDS encoding DUF3322 domain-containing protein: MRWSDVTDIRSQLERRWEKGELLRDLLREASQFPLRIALRTPDTRDITERFDAVRAWASGLAAGAPIRLEWTEIRHRVQGTQRLPCGAWIDSLDGAVAWLGKQQEIAQFRDIIATTRKECPAAVSWLEKRPLEALALAPDWSRLLAVVRWLRDTPRPGIYLRQVDLPGVHSKFIESHRRVLAELLDLVLPADQINSARTGVGHFSARYGFREKPVRLRFRLLDPQVSLIPGAPGADITLDEHSFSRLDLPLQRVFITENETNFLAFPPVSGAMILFGAGYGWEGLASADWLTRSTLFYWGDIDTHGFAILDQLRARFPAARSFLMDRATLEAHASAWGQEDTPVRAELGRLSVPEHALYDDLRHDRIRPGLRLEQEHVRFQWCIDRLAGLSCQSD, translated from the coding sequence ATGAGGTGGTCCGATGTCACAGACATCCGATCTCAGCTCGAGCGCCGATGGGAGAAGGGCGAACTCTTGCGCGACCTTCTGCGGGAAGCTTCGCAGTTTCCCCTGCGAATCGCGCTGCGTACACCGGATACCCGCGACATCACCGAGCGTTTCGACGCGGTCCGCGCCTGGGCATCCGGTCTGGCCGCTGGCGCACCGATTCGGCTGGAGTGGACCGAAATCCGCCATCGCGTCCAGGGTACGCAGCGCCTTCCCTGCGGCGCCTGGATCGATTCGCTCGATGGCGCTGTTGCGTGGCTGGGCAAGCAGCAAGAGATCGCGCAATTCAGGGACATCATCGCGACAACGCGCAAGGAATGCCCGGCGGCCGTAAGCTGGCTGGAGAAACGTCCCCTCGAAGCCTTGGCGCTGGCCCCGGACTGGTCGCGCCTCCTGGCGGTCGTGCGCTGGCTGCGTGACACGCCAAGACCAGGCATCTACTTGCGCCAGGTCGATCTGCCAGGCGTGCACTCCAAGTTCATCGAATCCCACCGGCGCGTACTGGCAGAGCTGCTTGACCTCGTCCTGCCTGCCGATCAGATCAATTCCGCGCGAACTGGTGTCGGGCACTTCTCCGCGCGTTACGGCTTCCGGGAAAAGCCTGTCCGGCTTCGTTTCCGGCTGCTTGACCCGCAGGTGAGTCTTATCCCGGGCGCGCCGGGCGCCGACATCACCCTCGACGAGCACTCGTTCAGCCGCCTGGATCTGCCTCTGCAGCGGGTATTCATCACCGAGAATGAAACCAACTTTCTGGCGTTCCCGCCCGTTTCAGGCGCAATGATCCTTTTCGGCGCGGGGTATGGCTGGGAGGGACTCGCATCGGCGGACTGGCTCACCCGCTCTACCCTCTTCTACTGGGGCGATATCGATACCCACGGTTTTGCCATCCTGGATCAGCTGCGCGCACGTTTTCCGGCCGCACGATCATTCCTGATGGACCGGGCAACACTGGAGGCCCACGCCAGCGCGTGGGGCCAGGAAGACACACCCGTACGTGCTGAACTCGGACGGCTGTCGGTGCCGGAACATGCGCTCTACGATGATCTGCGCCACGACCGCATCCGGCCCGGTCTGCGCCTGGAGCAGGAGCACGTCCGCTTCCAGTGGTGTATCGATCGGCTGGCCGGGCTCTCCTGCCAGTCCGACTGA
- the thrC gene encoding threonine synthase has translation MKFVSTRGSTAPTGLGAAIAAGLAPDGGLYVPAVLPQLSTADFAGADTLPAIATRLLTPFFAGDPLASDLDAICTRAFDFPAPLKPLSTPQDHVLELFHGPTAAFKDFGARFLAECLSRLQKNGQRPLTIVVATSGDTGAAVAAAFHRQPGLRVVVLYPDGRVSPRQAHQLGCFGDNITTFKVQGSFDDCQALVKQALNDADLQAITPLSSANSISLGRLLPQMSYYADASLRHWRTQGEPLNLVVPTGNLGNAFAGVLARAVGLPIGRIVLATNANDVLPAYFHGAPYTPRASVPTLANAMDVGAPSNFERLRWLYPDDNTLRGSFQAHAVEDATIRDTIRQRNDAHGEVFCPHTATAIAILAGLRREGVPGHWAVAATAHPAKFESIVEPLVGRPVAVPAALAELLARPAHATPMAAHYPAFRERLAQLP, from the coding sequence ATGAAGTTCGTTTCCACCCGCGGCAGTACCGCACCCACGGGGCTTGGTGCCGCAATCGCCGCGGGCCTGGCGCCCGACGGCGGGCTCTACGTGCCTGCGGTGCTGCCGCAGCTGTCGACGGCCGATTTCGCGGGCGCCGACACCCTGCCTGCGATCGCCACGCGCCTGCTCACCCCCTTCTTCGCGGGCGACCCGCTGGCGAGCGATCTGGATGCGATCTGCACCCGCGCGTTTGACTTTCCCGCGCCGCTCAAGCCGCTGTCCACGCCCCAGGACCATGTGCTGGAGCTGTTCCACGGCCCGACGGCGGCGTTCAAGGACTTCGGCGCGCGGTTCCTCGCCGAGTGCCTGTCTCGGCTGCAGAAGAACGGGCAACGCCCGCTGACGATCGTCGTGGCCACTTCGGGCGATACGGGCGCGGCCGTCGCGGCCGCCTTCCATCGCCAGCCCGGGCTGCGCGTCGTGGTGCTCTATCCGGACGGGCGCGTCTCGCCCCGCCAGGCGCACCAGCTGGGTTGCTTCGGCGACAACATCACTACCTTCAAGGTGCAGGGTTCGTTCGACGACTGCCAGGCGCTGGTCAAGCAGGCGCTCAATGATGCCGACCTGCAGGCGATCACTCCGCTGAGCTCCGCCAACAGCATCAGCCTGGGCCGGCTCCTGCCCCAGATGAGCTACTACGCCGACGCGTCGCTGCGCCACTGGCGGACCCAGGGCGAGCCGCTGAACCTCGTGGTGCCGACCGGCAACCTCGGCAACGCCTTCGCGGGCGTGCTGGCCAGGGCGGTCGGCCTTCCGATCGGTCGCATCGTGCTGGCGACCAATGCCAACGATGTCTTGCCCGCGTATTTCCACGGCGCTCCCTACACCCCTCGCGCCAGCGTACCGACGCTCGCCAACGCGATGGACGTGGGCGCACCCAGCAATTTTGAACGGCTGCGCTGGCTCTATCCCGACGACAACACCCTGCGCGGCAGCTTCCAGGCGCATGCGGTGGAAGACGCCACCATCCGCGACACCATCCGGCAGCGCAATGACGCACACGGCGAGGTCTTCTGCCCCCATACCGCGACAGCCATCGCCATTCTGGCCGGCCTGCGTCGGGAAGGTGTACCGGGGCATTGGGCCGTGGCGGCCACCGCCCATCCGGCCAAGTTCGAAAGTATCGTCGAGCCGCTGGTCGGCCGTCCGGTCGCCGTACCGGCGGCGCTGGCCGAGCTGCTGGCACGACCGGCCCATGCCACCCCCATGGCGGCCCACTATCCCGCCTTCCGGGAGCGCCTGGCCCAACTACCCTGA